GAGCCGCGAACAGAAAGAGGATATCTGCGCCGGGGTAACCGATGTCATTTCCCGAGTGGCCGGCAAGCCCAAGGAATCCATCCTGATTTTTATCGACGAGGTTGCCCATGAAAATATCGCCAGCGGCGGCAATATGCTGAAAAAACCTGCTGCAACCAAGTAAGATGGCGGATCAACAGGAATCCCGGCAGCGGCTGCAATGGTTGCGGGAAGAGATCGCCCGCCATGATTACCGGTATTATGTGCTGGACGCCCCGCTGATCGCCGATGTCGAATATGATCGCCTGTTCCGCGAACTGCTGGAGCTGGAGGAGCGATTTCCCGATCTGGTCACCCCTGATTCCCCCAGTCAACGGGTTGGCGGAGCGCCGCTGGATAAATTTTCCCAGGTGATCCACCGTTTCCCCATGCTCAGCCTGGAAAACGCCTTTTCCGAGGCGGAACTGCGGGCCTTTGAGGAGCGCCTGCTCCGTTACCTGAAAGAAGGGACCGGATTGGCCTATGCCGCTGAACCAAAACTGGACGGACTGGCCGTTGAGCTTGTTTATGAGAATGGCCTGCTGGTGCAGGGCTCGACCCGGGGAGACGGTCGTACCGGAGAAAATATCACGGCAAACCTGAAGACCATCCCTGCCATTCCTCTGCGCCTGCGGGGCGAGGCGCCGGGTCTGCTTGAGGTGCGCGGTGAAGTCTTCATGGCGCCGGCAGGTTTCCGCGAATTAAACAAAGAGCGGGAAACCGCCGCCGAACCGTTGTTTGCCAATCCCCGCAATGCGGCGGCCGGCTCGCTCCGTCAGCTCGACCCCCGGCTCACTGCCCGGCGTCCCCTTGATTTTTACGCATACGGCATCAGCGACCCGTCCCTGGTAAACTGCGGGGGGCAGATGGAACTGTTGCGGCAGCTTCGTCTGTTTGGCTTCAAGGTGAGCCCGCTGGCCAGGTTTTGCCCGACCATGGCCGCGGTTATCGAACATTACCGCTATCTGCTGGAGGTTCGATCAGGTCTTGACTATGAAATCGACGGCATGGTGGTCAAGGTTGACTCCTTTGCCCTGCAGGAGCGGCTGGGGAGCAAGGCCAGAAGCCCCCGTTGGGCGCTTGCCTGTAAATTCCCCGCCTCCCAGGCGACAACCCGCCTGCAAACCATTGAATTTCAGGTGGGCCGCACCGGGGCGGTCACCCCGGTGGCTATCCTTGAGCCCGTTGCCATCGGCGGGGTGACGGTCAGCCGAGCCACCCTGCACAATGAAGAGGAAATCAAGCGCAAGGATCTGCGCCTCGGCGACATGGTGCTGGTGCAGCGGGCCGGGGACGTTATCCCGGAAATAGTCCAGCCCCTTGTCGACCGACGCACCGGGGACGAGCGGCCCGTTGTCATGCCCGCCGAATGTCCGGCCTGCGGCCATAAGCTGGTACGGGAGCCCGGCGAGGTCGCCATCCGCTGTGTCAATCCCCATTGCCCGGCGCAGCGGTTGCGCAGTCTCATTCATTTCAGCGGAAAATCGGGCGTGGACATCGAGGGGCTGGGCAAAAAGGCCATGGAACAGCTTTTTAACGAGAAGCTGGTGACCGATATCCCGGATATCTATACCCTCCGAGCCGAGGTCCTGGAAAAGCTCGATGGCTGGGCGGCAAAATCGGCGGAAAACGCGGTGGCGGCGATAAGGGCCGGGAAAACCAGCTCCCTGGCCCGTTTCCTCTCCGCCCTGGGGATACGCCATGTGGGCGAAGTGACGGCGCAACTCCTTGAGGAGCGTTTCGAAACCCTGGAAAATCTGATCAGGGCCGGAAAAGACGAGCTGCTGGAAATCGAGGGTGTCGGGCTGCAGGTGGCGGAGTCCATCCGGGATTATTTTGATGACCCGGCCGTGCTCGCCATGCTGCGGCGGTTGCAGGAGCTCGGGCTTTCCCAGCAAAGGGAACGGGGCCATGCCGGGGAAAACCGTTCCCTTGGCGATGCTGTTTTTCTTTTCACCGGCACCCTTGCCTCCTGCTCGCGGGATGAGGCCAAGGAAATGGTGAAAAAACTGGGCGGCCGGGTGGCGTCGTCACTGAACAAGACGGTAACGCACCTTGTCTGCGGCGACAAGCCGGGGAGCAAACTGAAAAAGGCGGAGGAGTTGGGAATCGCCATTGTCGATGAGCAGGAATTTCAACGATTAACCGGGGGCAATCAATAATTGATGAAATCGAAAAGGTCTTTTTTTACCACAGAGAGCACAGAGGGCGCAGAGAAAACGTTTTGAATTACAGCCGGTTATCTCCGTGTGCTCCGTGGTCTCTGTGGTTGATTCTAGGTTTTTGGTAACTATCCAGCTGTTTAGACTGTAGACTGAAGGCTATAGGGCTGCCGGTGCTGTCGTATTACATATTTTAGGCGCTTTTCCTTCAGTCTACAGCCTTCAGCCTATCTACCTGGATAGTTACAGTTTTTGCGAAATTATCAATAATTCACAAGCCGAGGAATCATCATGGCAATAAAAACAATACGGGCCAAGGTTTCAGGCCGGGTACAGGGGGTTTATTTCCGTGCCTTCACCCAGGAGGAGGCGGAACGTCTGGGTCTTACGGGCTGGGTGCGTAATCTGCCGGACAGATCGGTTGAGGCGGTGATCCGCGGCGAGGCGGAGCAGGTCGACCGGATGATTGCCTGGCTGCACAAAGGGTCCCCCATGGCGGAAGTGAGGGAGGTTCTGGTGGAGCCTTGCGCCTGCGGCGACGAATTTCCGGATTTTGCCGTCCGCTCCTAGCCCTTGCCGGGCAGACGGAATCCGTCCCGGTGTTTGTCGAAGGCCTCTTTCGCCAGTTTTTTGAGTTCTTTTTTTATTTGCGGCAGGGGGATCAGCGGGGGAATCCGGGGAATTTCCGTTTGCACCTGCACCGGTGGAGTCAGCCGCATTTTTTTTTCCATGGAGTCTAGAAAACCGTTTTCCGGTGCTCCTTCCATGGCGCCATGGGAGCTGTCGGTATCCATCAGGCGCAGAAAGCCCATGATTGTGCCGATGTCGTTTTGCCGGTAAAAAATTTTGATTTCTTCTTCGATGGTTTCCTGATCATCAAGGAGTTCGGCGTATTTCTCCCGGTAGCGGGCAACATCCTGAGTGAGCTGCTCATAGGTCTGCATGAAAAGATGCGTGAAGCGACCGGAGGCGGTAAGCCCCTTTGTTTTCACGCCGTCAAAAATACGGTCCCGCAATGTGGGTGAGGTGAGGATGTAGGGGTCGTAATACAATTGTTCTTCCAGCCCGGTGAGGGAAAGAAAATCACTGATCAGCTTTTCATCGTTTAACATGATGTAGATGCGATTCAAGTCCCAGACGATTTTCTGCCCCACTGTTTTGTGGTGGGACAAAATGTCTTTTTCAAGGTCGGCCTTGTCCTCCTCAATGAGCTTGCGAAAGCCGAAATAGCGGTCCGCCAGTTCCTTCTTTATTTCAAAACTGAGAAACTGACTGATGTCGGAAGTCATGGGTTGCGTCCCCCGGGAAGGCGGAAGGGAAAAATGCGGCGGAAGCTGCCGCGGCAGATGCACATTTTTTTCTTGACACAAATGAAGATAAAGGAAAAAGGATAAAGGGCAAAGCAAAAAGCGTCCTTTTGTAAAAAAAATGTAACTCTCCGGCTCAAGGCGCAAAACCTGCTTCTGCTGCCGGCTTGTTGCAAAAAATTGCTGTTGCCGCGGGAACAAGAAAAGCGGTTTTCCCCAAACACCGGCGAGGAAGAGTCCGCATGGCAGTATTTCAAGATAATTCAGCCCGCCTGGTTAAAGATGCCGCCGATATCATCGAAGTCATCGGCGAGCATGTCCAGCTGCAGCGCGCCGGCGTGCGGTATAAAGGGCTCTGTCCGTTCCATTCGGAAAAAACTCCCTCCTTTACCGTGAGTCGCGAACGGCAGCTTTATCACTGCTTCGGCTGCAATGAAAGCGGTGATGTCTTGGCGTTCATGATGAAATATCATAACATGACCTTTCCCGATGCCGTGGCTGCGCTGGCCCGCCGCTACGGCGTCACCCTGGAGGAAAGCGAACTGTCGCCGGATGAGCGCCGGAAAAAAGAGGAGCGGGATCTCCTTTATCAGGCCAACGGGATCGCGGCCGGGATTTTTCACCGGTTTTTAGCCGAAGATCCCGGAGCGTTCAAGGCACGCCGGTATCTGGAAAAACGGGGGATAGGCGAGGAGATCATCAATCGTTTCCAGCTTGGTTATGCACCGGAACGATGGGATTTTCTGGTGCACGGCCTGTCTGATGCGCGCGTTGCGGAAAAAGAGGCGGTGGCCGCCGGCCTGCTGGTGAAAAAAGATGACGGCGGGGTTTATGATCGCTTCCGGGATCGGGTTATTTTTCCGATTTTTTCCGCAAATGGTCAGATTGCCGGCTTTGGCGGGAGAATTCTCGGAGACGGGCAACCGAAATATCTGAACAGCCCGGAAACAGCGGTTTTTAATAAAAGCAGCACCCTGTTCGGCCTCTATCAGACCAAGGCCGCCATTCGCCAGGCGCGCAAATGCCTCGTCGTCGAGGGGAATTTTGATCTGCTTTCTTTGGTGGCACGGGGGTTGGAGTATGTTGTCGCCCCTCTCGGCACGGCGCTCACTGCCCAGCATGTCAAGATTTTGAAGCGATATACCTCCGAAGCGATTGTCCTTTTTGATGGGGATCAGGCCGGGGTCAAGGCGGCCATGCGCTCGGTGCCTCTTTTCCTTGCCGAGCAGCTCGATGCCAGGGTGGTCGTGCTTCCCGCGGATCAGGATCCGGATTCCTTTGTCAACAAGTTCGGCAAGGAGCAGTTGGAACAAAAAATAAAGCAGGCCAAGGAGTTACCGGAATTCCTTTTTGGCCGGCTGGTGGAAGAGCATGGTTTGAGTCTGGCGGGCAAAGGCAGGATCCTGCGGGAACTGCTGCCTGTCATTGCCTCCATCGGCAATCGCCCGTTGCAGAAAAATCTTTTTGTCGCCCATTTCAGCGACAAGCTCGGGCTGCCTCCGGAGGCCATGCTGGATTCAGCGGCTTTTCCTCCGGCCGGGCAGCGATCAGCCCCTGCTCCCCCGGCGGCGAAGCCTTTGCAATTGTCCCGGAACTATCGCCGGGTGCTGGAGTTTCTGCTGGTCTACCCCGATACCCTGCCCGATTTTCTCCAGGCCGGGCTGGAAGAATTTGCCGAAAATGAAAATGAGGCAGGGGAAATTATCCTCGCCGCATTAAAGAGTCCGGCGTTGCAACATGAAAAGAAACCCGGCACCGAGGAGTTGCTGGAAAACCTGCCGCAACGGGAAAGGAGTTTTGTGGCGCAGATCCTGATTGACGCGCCCGCCTTTGACGATGGAATAAAGGAAGCCATGCTTGCGGAAATGACGGCCTGGTTGCGCAGGCAGGTATGGCAGTTGCGTAAGGCGATTCTGGTGAAGAGTATTCATGAGGCACAGCTTCACGGTAATGATGATTTGTTGATGGAACTTCTCGAAAAGAAAAAAGAAATGGACGAAGCTTCATATCCATAATATGTTGTACTGGTTTTGTTGACCCCGGCGCGATGGACATTCCCCTTCAGGAGTATATCTTGTGGCAAAAAGAAAAAAGCTGAACAAAGAGCATGAATTGCTGGAAGAGGCTGATCAGACGGATTTTCTGGCGGCGGGCGATGATCTGCCGCCGGAAAACCAGCTGGACGAATCCGCGGATGACCTTACCTTCCTGTTCGGAGATAATGAGGCGGAAGAACCGGAGGAATCGGAAGTTGATGATAATGACTTTTATTACGGTACAAATGAAGAGCTGATCAGTGTCGGGCCCGCGTCGGCCGCCCTGATGCGGGAAATTGATCCGGTTAAGGCCTATTTGCGGGAAATGGGAGCCGTTCCCCTCCTTTCCTCGCCTGAAGAAATTGAAATAGCCAAAAAAATCGAAAAGGGGCAGCGTTACATGCAGAACGGACTGCTGGCCATCCCTCTTACCCTGGAGGTGCTGCGCAGGAACCGTGACGACCTGGTTGCAGGGAATTGCCAGATCGGTGATGTGTTGCGCGGGATCAATGAAAATGACGGCGCCAAGATAAAGGAAAAATTTGTTCGGCAGGTTACCGAGGCCCTGCGCATCGACAGGGAGCGAAAAGCCCTGCGCGCCGACCTGCATGATGCAGCGCTGGATCAGCCTTCCAGTGTGAAGATCATGGTGCGTATTGACCGCTCCAATCATTCCATCGCCGCTCTTTTCCAGGATGATCTGCTGCAGGCCAAGTATCTGGGCGAAGCCCTGGATGAGGTGAAAGCCCTGGTCAAGCAGTTTGAGGCACTGGCAACCCGCAAAAAAAATGAAGGCACCGGCAGCGAAAAAATAGACAGACAACTCTCCGGTCTGGAGGAGGAGTGCGGTCTTGATTATGAATCTCTTGCCCAGGCGCTGGCCCAGATAGGCCTTGGTGAGGAAATAAGCCGCGAGGCCAAAAAAGAGCTTACCCATGCCAATCTGCGGCTGGTGGTCAGCGTTGCCAAGAAGTATATGAACAGGGGCTTGCAGCTGCTTGATCTCATCCAGGAGGGCAATATCGGTTTGATGAAGGCGGTGGATAAGTTTGAGTACCGTCGGGGATTCAAGTTCAGTACCTATGCAACCTGGTGGATACGGCAGGCCATCAACCGCGCCATTGCCGATCAGGGACGGACCATTCGTATTCCGGTGCACATGATCGACACCATCAACCGTCTGCTGAAAGGGGCCAAGGAGTTTGTCCGCGATGAGGGTCGGGAGCCCACTCCGGAAGAGATTTCCGCCCGGCTTGATGTGGACCTTGAAAAGGTGCGCAATATTCTCAAGATCTGTAAGGAGCCCGTTTCCCTTGACACCCCTGTCGGCAGTGACGAGGAAAGCAACCTGACCGATTTTATCGAAGATGCCGATGCCGTCTCCCCCCATGAGGCAACCATCCAGGACAATCTGCGCCAGCAGCTGCGCAAGGTGCTGGGCTCCCTGACCGAGAGAGAGGAAAGCGTGTTGCGCATGCGTTTCGGCATCGACACGGAAAAAGACCTCACCCTGGAGGAGGTCGGCAAGACCTTTTCCGTTACCCGGGAAAGAATTCGCCAGATAGAGGCCAAGGCCTTGAAAAAATTGAAACATCCGAATCGGAAAAAACATCTGGAAAGTTTCATGCGAGACTGATTGCCGAACTTGTGAATGAATTATTAGACCGGATTGCCCTTTCGCTCGCTCCGGGCCTTGGGCCGCGGAGCTGGAACAAGCTGCTGGATGTCTTTGGTGACGCGGGGACCGTTTTAGCGGCGGATCACGAGCTGATTCGCCGGAAAGTTCCCGGTGTCGGCGCAAAAGTCATCGCCGCTATCGACAGGGTGCGGCTGCGGGCCGAAGCGGAGTCGGAGCTTGAGCGCGCTTCCCGTGCCGGGATCCGGATAATCGCCTCCTGTGATGACGATTATCCGGAACTGCTCAGCAATATCAGCGACCCGCCTGTTCTTCTCTATGTCAAGGGTGATGCGGCGCTGCTGAGAAGCCCCTGTCTCGGAATTGTCGGGGCCAGGGCCTCCACTGTCTATGGGCAGCGAATCGCGGCTGATTTGGCGGGCCGCCTTTGCCGGAGGGGATTGACCGTGGTCAGCGGCCTTGCGCTCGGCATCGATGCCGCGGCCCATTCCGGCGCCTTGCGGGCAAACGGTGCCACCATTGCCGTTCTCGGGTGCGGGCTGGACGTGGTATATCCCCGGCAGAATGAAAATCTCCATGCGGAAATAGGTGAACGGGGCGCCCTGGTCAGTGAATACCGCCTCGGCACCCTGCCGGAACCGTTCCGTTTCCCGGCGCGTAATCGCATCATCAGCGGCCTTTCCCTCGGGGTGGTTGTCGTCGAGGCGGCGAAAAAGTCCGGCTCCCTGATTACGGCGCGAATGGCCCTTGAGCAGGGCCGTGAGGTCTTTGCCATCCCCGGCCGCATCGATTCCAGCAAAAGCGAGGGGGCTCATCGCCTGCTGCAGGAAGGGGCCAAGCTGGTGCATAGCGTTGATGATAT
This region of Desulfobulbaceae bacterium DB1 genomic DNA includes:
- a CDS encoding 4-oxalocrotonate tautomerase — its product is MPYVNIRVAGILSREQKEDICAGVTDVISRVAGKPKESILIFIDEVAHENIASGGNMLKKPAATK
- a CDS encoding DNA ligase (NAD(+)) LigA, giving the protein MADQQESRQRLQWLREEIARHDYRYYVLDAPLIADVEYDRLFRELLELEERFPDLVTPDSPSQRVGGAPLDKFSQVIHRFPMLSLENAFSEAELRAFEERLLRYLKEGTGLAYAAEPKLDGLAVELVYENGLLVQGSTRGDGRTGENITANLKTIPAIPLRLRGEAPGLLEVRGEVFMAPAGFRELNKERETAAEPLFANPRNAAAGSLRQLDPRLTARRPLDFYAYGISDPSLVNCGGQMELLRQLRLFGFKVSPLARFCPTMAAVIEHYRYLLEVRSGLDYEIDGMVVKVDSFALQERLGSKARSPRWALACKFPASQATTRLQTIEFQVGRTGAVTPVAILEPVAIGGVTVSRATLHNEEEIKRKDLRLGDMVLVQRAGDVIPEIVQPLVDRRTGDERPVVMPAECPACGHKLVREPGEVAIRCVNPHCPAQRLRSLIHFSGKSGVDIEGLGKKAMEQLFNEKLVTDIPDIYTLRAEVLEKLDGWAAKSAENAVAAIRAGKTSSLARFLSALGIRHVGEVTAQLLEERFETLENLIRAGKDELLEIEGVGLQVAESIRDYFDDPAVLAMLRRLQELGLSQQRERGHAGENRSLGDAVFLFTGTLASCSRDEAKEMVKKLGGRVASSLNKTVTHLVCGDKPGSKLKKAEELGIAIVDEQEFQRLTGGNQ
- a CDS encoding acylphosphatase yields the protein MAIKTIRAKVSGRVQGVYFRAFTQEEAERLGLTGWVRNLPDRSVEAVIRGEAEQVDRMIAWLHKGSPMAEVREVLVEPCACGDEFPDFAVRS
- a CDS encoding DNA primase, coding for MAVFQDNSARLVKDAADIIEVIGEHVQLQRAGVRYKGLCPFHSEKTPSFTVSRERQLYHCFGCNESGDVLAFMMKYHNMTFPDAVAALARRYGVTLEESELSPDERRKKEERDLLYQANGIAAGIFHRFLAEDPGAFKARRYLEKRGIGEEIINRFQLGYAPERWDFLVHGLSDARVAEKEAVAAGLLVKKDDGGVYDRFRDRVIFPIFSANGQIAGFGGRILGDGQPKYLNSPETAVFNKSSTLFGLYQTKAAIRQARKCLVVEGNFDLLSLVARGLEYVVAPLGTALTAQHVKILKRYTSEAIVLFDGDQAGVKAAMRSVPLFLAEQLDARVVVLPADQDPDSFVNKFGKEQLEQKIKQAKELPEFLFGRLVEEHGLSLAGKGRILRELLPVIASIGNRPLQKNLFVAHFSDKLGLPPEAMLDSAAFPPAGQRSAPAPPAAKPLQLSRNYRRVLEFLLVYPDTLPDFLQAGLEEFAENENEAGEIILAALKSPALQHEKKPGTEELLENLPQRERSFVAQILIDAPAFDDGIKEAMLAEMTAWLRRQVWQLRKAILVKSIHEAQLHGNDDLLMELLEKKKEMDEASYP
- a CDS encoding RNA polymerase sigma factor RpoD, yielding MAKRKKLNKEHELLEEADQTDFLAAGDDLPPENQLDESADDLTFLFGDNEAEEPEESEVDDNDFYYGTNEELISVGPASAALMREIDPVKAYLREMGAVPLLSSPEEIEIAKKIEKGQRYMQNGLLAIPLTLEVLRRNRDDLVAGNCQIGDVLRGINENDGAKIKEKFVRQVTEALRIDRERKALRADLHDAALDQPSSVKIMVRIDRSNHSIAALFQDDLLQAKYLGEALDEVKALVKQFEALATRKKNEGTGSEKIDRQLSGLEEECGLDYESLAQALAQIGLGEEISREAKKELTHANLRLVVSVAKKYMNRGLQLLDLIQEGNIGLMKAVDKFEYRRGFKFSTYATWWIRQAINRAIADQGRTIRIPVHMIDTINRLLKGAKEFVRDEGREPTPEEISARLDVDLEKVRNILKICKEPVSLDTPVGSDEESNLTDFIEDADAVSPHEATIQDNLRQQLRKVLGSLTEREESVLRMRFGIDTEKDLTLEEVGKTFSVTRERIRQIEAKALKKLKHPNRKKHLESFMRD
- a CDS encoding DNA protecting protein DprA, giving the protein MNELLDRIALSLAPGLGPRSWNKLLDVFGDAGTVLAADHELIRRKVPGVGAKVIAAIDRVRLRAEAESELERASRAGIRIIASCDDDYPELLSNISDPPVLLYVKGDAALLRSPCLGIVGARASTVYGQRIAADLAGRLCRRGLTVVSGLALGIDAAAHSGALRANGATIAVLGCGLDVVYPRQNENLHAEIGERGALVSEYRLGTLPEPFRFPARNRIISGLSLGVVVVEAAKKSGSLITARMALEQGREVFAIPGRIDSSKSEGAHRLLQEGAKLVHSVDDILEEIAHGVSDLCPPQKKSAARIALSTEEAILFALLDVYPRNIDELIQQSGMTAQKVNEVLLLLELKGAIEVLPGGQYQKKGEGMG